CCGTGCCCATGCGATACCTGAGGACGAGGATCGCATGGGCACGCTTGTCGGCTATCTTGGTGCATCCATTAGTGGGCTTGACGTCGCCGAAGGCCCCTTCGAAATGTATCGACGTCGCGTCCAGTAAAGCACCAGACCTATCGTTATCCACGTAAAGCCCAAAAGTTGTGCACTTCGCCCAAGATGAAGCCAGATAAAAGTACAAACAGTGATTCCCGCAATTGGAATCGTGGCGGCGAACCGAATCTTTTCGCCTGAACGAAACTTGTAATGTACGAGAGCTGCCGCGTTGACGCCTATGAACGCGATAAATGCACCGAAGTTTAGCAACTCGGCTCCCTTTTCATAGGTAAGCACGAATACTCCAAGCAGCGTGCAGGCACCAACGATAAGGACATTATTTCGCGGGATTGCTGTCTTCGGACTCAGCGCAGCAAAGAGACGATGGGGTAGCACATTGCTGCGTCCCATACTGTAGAGGAGCCGGGCTGCTCCAAATTGCGCCGCGATGCCGGACCCCAAATTAGCAATCAGGAGAGTGGCATTCAAAAGATGAAAGAGCAACGGTCCGCCGATCCTTCTGGCTACTTGCACGTAGGCAGTATCGACAGTTGAAGTGGGAAACGCGCCAGTATGGGGCCAAGCCAGTTGCGCGACATAGACTTCGATAGCGGACAAGATACCTATGATTAAACAAGTGAGAACCGTGGCCAGCATGATGTTTCGACGAGGATTCTCCACCTCCTCGGACATCGTGGAGATACCATCAAAGCCAATGTAGGTGAGGACGGCAATCGACGTGCCGCGGAAGAAGCTGGAGGCGGAGAAGCTGGATGGATCATAGAAGGGTATGAGCCATTGACCTCCAATGGGACGGGCTACCCGTGCAAGGTACTGGATCGCATAGCCCAGGAAGATGAACACGACAATACTCATTGCAATGGCAAGAACAGCGTTGACGCGCCCTGAAGCCTGAACGCCAACCAGGTTAAGCGCAGTAAACAGAATCACGATAGCAACCGCCCATGCGGCGTAGGGAACGCCAGGCAAAATGTTGCTGGCAGCGGCGCTGCACCATATGGCACAGATAATCGGATTCAAAAGGTAGTCCATCAGCATGGACCAGCCTACGACGTAACCCGCGACGGGGTTGAGTTCGCTTCCGACATAAGTATAGGCAGATCCCGCACTGGGATAGACACGTGCCATCCGCCCATAACTAACGGCCGTGAAAAGCATCGCTACCATGCCCAGCAAAATGGTAGACACAACATGTCCACGAGCGACGTTGCTGACAACGCCATAGATCCCCATGGGAGCCGTTGGCTGGATGATGATGATGCCGTAGAAGATGAGATTCCAGAGCTTGAGCGTTCGCCTAAGGGAAGGCGCTTTCAAGGCGATCGTTTCGTCGGTCAAATTCGCACCAGCATACAAAATTTTATTAAGCGGGATTAGGCCCAACCTTGTGAAGGTGGAAGTCCGCGTCTGTGACAACATCTTAGCCTCAGCATAGCCGTATGGAACAGCCAAGGAGACATCGAGGGCGGTTGGCCATTTTCATTACGCTCAAAGTGGCCCGAGCTTCACTTAAGCTAAAAACGCGCAACGATTTAGTTGTCTTTTCACGAGGATGCGTGACCTACATTTTTAAGACACTCGACGCCCTGAATGTAGTACCAAATCCCACCAGATCCTAGCCCCCCGGCTCCTTCTCAAAATCCCCCGTTCTTGCGAATGACCTTCCTCGGCATCTTTGTGTCCTCCCTAATCGACAACAGCAAATGAGGTATAAACCGGCACCAGCTCTTTCGGACATGAAAAAGCCTCTCGGACTGAGGGGCTTTGGTCATTGCGAAGCTGGTTAGCTTTTCGTCTGCCGTCCCTTCCAATGCCATCAGCACGATTTCTTCGTCGGACTGCTGCGCGTTCTCGTCACCCTTGGCGAGGTGACTCGCCACCTCCTCAAGGAAGCTGTAGTCCATGTGGATGAGCAAGCGCAGGAAGACTCGCATCTGTTCCGCGCCGAAGATTGCGGGAGTCTCCGCGAGGATGCGTTCGAAGGTGGCGACCCTATGCAGCGGTCACTTATATTTCATGATAATCATTGGCTTGCAGCATCATCGAACTCCGTTCTGAGGTAATGTCCAAGAGGCAGGACCGTTAAGGCCGATGCCATTTCTTCGATTCCCGGCTGCAAAGCAAAAGACCATGATCGTATCCATTAAACTCATCTCAGATGTTTATGCTGTTCCTAAAGGCTCACCATGATCTTGGTAAAGCTGGCGGGGTTCTCTGACCATTTCGCAAGCATCGCCGGAGCCTCCGTGAGTGGCACAATTGTAGAGACTGCACGGTCGACTGGGAACCTGCCTGCCTCTAGAATCGCCATCACCTCCCGGAAGTCCTGCGGAAGTGCGTTTCGGGATCCCATAATATCCAATTCCTTTTGTACGAATAACCTAGTCTCGTAGCTAACCAGCTCCTTCGCATAGCCGATATAGACGATACGTCCGGTGAAGCCCACCTCTTCGACCGCCGCCCGAAAGGTGTCGGGAAGGCCGATAGCCTCGATCACCACATCCGGTCCGAAGCCACCGCTTATCTCCTGTAGACGTTCGTGTACATTATCCCGGCTCGAATGAATCAGATGGACTGCGCCAGCTGCCCTGGCCGTTTCGAGCTTCTCGTCATCAAGATCGATCGCGATCGTTGTGGCCCCCCGAAAGGCAGCTCCTGCGATAGCGCCCAGGCCAACGCCCCCACAACCATACACGGCCACGATGTCCTTGGAATCGACGCGCGCACGAGCTGCGGCGTGGACTCCCACCGTTAGGGGCTCAACCAAGCAGAGTTCCTTAAACGATAGCGAGGACGGATACAGCTTATCCGCCGAAACGCTCAGCAACTCGGTCATTGCGCCGTCTCGCTGTACACCAAAGGTTTGATTGAATTGACATGCGTTCACGCGACCATGACTGCATGCAGCACAGTGGCCGCAGTGGGTGTAAGGTGACACCGTGACACGCGTACCTGCAGGAATGCTTACGCTTCCCTCGAGAACAGTTGCGGCGATCTCGTGTCCGATCACCCGCGGGTATGTTATCAGTGGGTTCTTGCCGCGAAAACTGTTCAGGTCTGTTCCGCAGAGGCCGACCATCTCGACCCGCAAAAGGACCTCTCCCTGCTTTGAGACAGGCTCCGTGATCTCTGTGATCGCTACTTGACCGGGTCCGGTCAGCGAAACTGCTTTCATACATCGGCTCCATTACCCCTCGTCAGGTCTCCTTGCATGACATGCCGAAGTCCCTTTGGGAGCCGCCCTCGATAGCGTTCCAACAATGCCGGAAACCGCGAGCCACGTTGCAGCCAGTGGATAACACCATGCATGAGCGGAGCTGACTCGGCGATTGTAAGTAACCACTCTATCTCTTCGATCCACGGACGCGCCTGCGCAGCAACTGCACTTCCCACATCGGCCCGCGCAACATCTTTGATGAGGTCTTCGGCGGCAAAGTGTCGGTGAAGAGGTGCTAAGGTGCCCCTCCGCCAATCGAACCCTACAACGTCGTATCGCCAACGGTGATGATGCGCCTCAACGCCAAGCATCGCGGCTCCCGATGGCTCTTCGAGGTGCGTCTTGATTCTGCTCCAGCCCCGAACGCCAAACCGCGTTGTGCGCGGGTGCAATGATTCTCCGCACCTTTTGGACGCACCGAAGCCGATGATGGACGCCTCGATACCCGTTTTGCCGAGCGCGCGATACTGCATAGAGTTTCCCATCTAATCAGTGTGGTTCGACTGTAGGAGGATCCTACTATAGACGATAAAGGTAACGAATAACATTATGTAAAATTGCGCGTGAAGTGGTTTCCGCAGGGTGTTAAAAGCCGTGATCACACAGGAGACATTAAGTGCAACGCTATTGTTTTGTGTTAGATCTTCGCCCCGACCCGGTCCTCATCGCTGAGTACATACGTCTTCATCAGGGAGTTTGGCCTGAGATCCGGGAGAGTATTCGTGAGGCTGGCGTGCTCGATATGCAGATTTACCGCCTGGGCGACCGACTTTTTATGATCATGGATACGCTCGATGACTTCACGCTTGAGAGGAAAGCGGCTCTGGACGCCGCTAATCCAAAGGTGATCGAGTGGGAGACACTGATGGGAACTTTCCAGCAGGTGGATGCCGCGGGAGATCTTACTCGAAGGTGGCAATTGATGGACAAGATCTTTCAACTCACCTGAAGCGCCGTAAGTGAAGTGAATAACTCAATCAAGACACGAACTGCCGTCACTGCCGCACGCGCGAACAATAATTTCAAATTTTGGAAGCTAAAGACATTGCTTGCTCAAGGTAGCAAAGACCGCATGATCTCAC
This genomic stretch from Terriglobus saanensis SP1PR4 harbors:
- a CDS encoding APC family permease translates to MTDETIALKAPSLRRTLKLWNLIFYGIIIIQPTAPMGIYGVVSNVARGHVVSTILLGMVAMLFTAVSYGRMARVYPSAGSAYTYVGSELNPVAGYVVGWSMLMDYLLNPIICAIWCSAAASNILPGVPYAAWAVAIVILFTALNLVGVQASGRVNAVLAIAMSIVVFIFLGYAIQYLARVARPIGGQWLIPFYDPSSFSASSFFRGTSIAVLTYIGFDGISTMSEEVENPRRNIMLATVLTCLIIGILSAIEVYVAQLAWPHTGAFPTSTVDTAYVQVARRIGGPLLFHLLNATLLIANLGSGIAAQFGAARLLYSMGRSNVLPHRLFAALSPKTAIPRNNVLIVGACTLLGVFVLTYEKGAELLNFGAFIAFIGVNAAALVHYKFRSGEKIRFAATIPIAGITVCTFIWLHLGRSAQLLGFTWITIGLVLYWTRRRYISKGPSATSSPLMDAPR
- a CDS encoding zinc-binding alcohol dehydrogenase family protein; protein product: MKAVSLTGPGQVAITEITEPVSKQGEVLLRVEMVGLCGTDLNSFRGKNPLITYPRVIGHEIAATVLEGSVSIPAGTRVTVSPYTHCGHCAACSHGRVNACQFNQTFGVQRDGAMTELLSVSADKLYPSSLSFKELCLVEPLTVGVHAAARARVDSKDIVAVYGCGGVGLGAIAGAAFRGATTIAIDLDDEKLETARAAGAVHLIHSSRDNVHERLQEISGGFGPDVVIEAIGLPDTFRAAVEEVGFTGRIVYIGYAKELVSYETRLFVQKELDIMGSRNALPQDFREVMAILEAGRFPVDRAVSTIVPLTEAPAMLAKWSENPASFTKIMVSL
- a CDS encoding L-rhamnose mutarotase encodes the protein MQRYCFVLDLRPDPVLIAEYIRLHQGVWPEIRESIREAGVLDMQIYRLGDRLFMIMDTLDDFTLERKAALDAANPKVIEWETLMGTFQQVDAAGDLTRRWQLMDKIFQLT